The genomic window CGGCGGTGTAGTCGGTCTTGGTGGGGCGCTGCGCGTTACGACCGGTCCGCGAGCCGTTGCGGTCCTGCACGCCCCGCTCCGGCTTGCCGGTGCGCGCCGCTTTCGCACCGCGCTGGTCCGGCTTCTGCCCGCGCTGGTCCGGCTTCTGCCCGCGCTGTTCCGACCGCGGCGTCCGCTCACCACGCGCCGGGCGTTCGACCGCGCCGTCGCGGGCGCGGGCGGTCCTGGACGCGTCGCCGCGCGCGCGATCCGAACTGCGCTCGCCTCGACCGTTTTCGGCCGGGAGCGCTTGCGAGTCGCGGCTGCGCGAGGCCGCCCGTGACCGATCGGGACGCGAGCCGTCCGCCCGGGCGCCCTCGGATCGCGCCCGTCGCTCGGCCGCCTCCCGCGCGCGTTCCCGCTCGGACTTCTCGTCGAGCCCCGACCGGTCGTCCGCGCTCACCCGCGCCGCGCCCCTGCCGAATCGACGCGGCCGGTCCGGCATCTCCTCGATGCCGGATCGTTCGCGTACCCGAGGACCGTCGCGGCGGCCGCGCTGAGCCTGCGGGCGCTCGCCCCACTCGTCCTGCTCGACCTCGTCGCGCCGCTTGCCGCGACGAGCCGCGGGCTCGTCCCGTTCCCGTACGGGTGGCTCGTAGTCACGTGCCATAAATCGTTCACCCCGCCAGTGCCTTAGGAATAGTCGCGTGCTCCGGCAGGATCACCCCGCAACCGAGCGAGGCCGCGAAGGCCGCCGCCTGGTAGCGGTAACACCGCCGGATCTTCAACCGCGCCTGAGTGGACAGGTCGCGCGTGATGGCTTCGATACGCGGCAGATCGCCGCGCAGGGGCTCGGTGATGGTCACCAACGCCCCGAAGCGGGTCACACCGTGACCCCGGGCTTGCTCCTCACGGGCCTGCTGGGTGGCGCCCACCCGCAGGGTCGCGGCCGCGGACACCACGCCGCGTTCGCTTTGCTGGGCCACCAGCGCGTTCTTGAAGTCGTCGTCGACGATCTCGGCGGCGTCGGCGGCCGAATGCGGCCGGTACACGATGGCGATGCGCTTGCGTGGCACTTCGGGATTCGGCGCGAGCAGGCGTTGCAGCACCCGCTCGTCCACCGCGCCCTCCGGGGCGGCGTCCATCTCCCAGGTGACCGAACGGCCACCGTCGTGCACCAGGTGATCCCACTTCTCGTCGTGCGAAACCGGGCCCGCGTCAGCCCAATCCAGCCCGTGCCCCTCGGGTTCGCTTGCGGCGACTTCCAAGTCGGCCTGGGAGGCCGGGTCGTAACTGCGCCGGATGAACGAGATCACTTCGTCCGCCGACATCGGCTGGGCCCGCACGCCCGCCTCGGCGAGGGCCGCGCAGATGCCGGGCAGTCGGCGGCCGATCTCGACGGCCTCCTCGGCGGGGTTCTTGCGGCGCTCGGCGGTGGTGGCCTTGAAGGTGATCGCCACGCGCGGCAGCAGTTGTACCCGCTCCTGCGGCAGTTCGGTCGCGAGCTCGTACATCACCTGCTGCGCCAGCTCCGGCGCCTCCGGCCGGGTGATCGTGGAAACCTCGGTGAGCAAACGGTTTCCGGTCTCCGGCACGGTGTCGATGACCGGGACGACCGCGACGATGTCGCTGGTCTGCCCGACCGAGGCGAGGAAGGTGCCCCACGCCGACACCCAGCGATCGATCACCGGCTGATCCACCGCCTCATGGCCCTGCGGCCAGGCGCGTAGCACCACCGTGTACTGGGCGAACTGCGGCAGGTGGATCATGCCGAAGCTGTAACCGCCCGCGTCGATGCCCTCGTACAGTTTCGACGGCGCCAGCAGACCGGGCAATCGGGTGACACCGCCCGGGATTCGGGAGAACCGGCCACCCCGGTACACGTGCTCGCCGCGCTTGCGCGAGCGCATCCAGTTGAACATCATCAATCCCGTCTCGTAGCCCGAGCGGCCCCCCGTCCGCCACACCAGTGGAACCATCACCACGACGCCGGTACCGCCGACGATCAGACCCCATTGGAAACCGCCGACCATGGCGGTGATCAGTGCCGTGATCACCACGCCGAAGCCGAGCACAGTCTCCTCCCAGCGCAGGCCGAAAAGGCCTGCGCTGCGGGGCTTCTGCCACAGCCCGTACGAGCGACGCTCGTAAGTATCGTTCGTCGTCATCGTCATCGCGGAATGGTGCTCCTCCCGAGGTCGGGCGAGCGATTCGCCCAACGGTCACCGGCCACATCGCCCATCACCTGGTCGGCGCGGTTCAGACTGCTCGTCGCGGCCCGCGCCGCACCGATCCGGCCCGCCGCTCTTGCCGCACCGGACGGTACTCCCGCCGCGCCCGCGGGCCCGGAGGCGCGCGGTGCCGCCGCGCCACCGCCGCCACCGCCTCCGCGTGGCGGGACCGGGCGTGGCGCGCCACTGCCGCGGCCGCCCGCGCCACCCGGCGGGCGCGGACCCGCGCCGCTGCCGCTGACGTAGCCCGCCGAGCCCGGCGCCGCAGCGTTTTTGACGCCAACGGCCTTGGTGCCCATGGCGCCGAGGCCCGCGACGGCGAGCAGCGTGCCGCCGGTCGCGGTGAGACCGGAACCGCCGCTGCCGACGATCGCGACCGCGGGCGTGACCAGTCGCATCAGCGCGGGCAGCACGAACGCGACACTGCACAGCAGCACGATGGCGACCAGCATGCGTTGCGCCTGTTCACCATCCGGCAGATTGTTGACCGGGGTCAGCGAATCCACGTGTCCCGCAGTGGTGAACGCGATCATGTAGACGATCGCGGCCACCGGTTTCCACAGCATGAATGCGATGATCCAGCCAACCAGCTTCTGGTAGGACTGTTTTCCGACATTCATCCCGGACGCGGCGGCCGCCAACGGCAGCACACCGGCGGCGATGATCAGCAGACCCTGCCGGACGATAGCCAATACGATCTGCGCTAGCGCGCCGAGCAGGCCGACGACCGCGATGATCAACACCAAGCCCGGTGAGAAGGCCTGTAGCTTACTGGTTTTCACCATCAACTCGGCCAGATCCTTGGCGTTGCCATTGGTGGAGTCGTTGATGATCCACTCGGAGAAGCGATCCGAGGCCTGGGTGCCCGCCACGATCACCGCGCCGAGCATCCAGGAACTGAAGACCACTCTGGCGAACATCCGGAACGACTCGGCGGCCTCGTTCATCGTGGCCCCGCGTCTGGCTTCGGCCAAGCGGGCGCCGGAGAGGATCACCGAGGCTATCAAGAGCAGTATCTGGGCTTGATAGGTGTAATCGTTGATCTTCGTGAACAGCGAACCGGAGTCGCTGGCCGCCTCGTTGGGCACTTTCATCCAGAAGGTCAATGCCAGGATGATGGCCTCGCCGAGGCCTTTCATCAGCGAGTCGACCACCTTGCCGAAGGTCGAATCCCACGCCTTGTCCTTGACCGCGGTGGCCGCCTGGCCGGGATGCGAGGCGGCATTGCCCGCCTTGCACGCGGCGGAAGCGGCGTCACCGAGCGAGATTCCGGGCAGGCCGACATTGTCGAGGGTGTCGTGGATCTCGTTGCACGTCTCGTCGAAGCCGTACTGCTGTCCGTAGGCCACGGTCGGCGTCGCCATCATCACCGTGAAGATGACAGCGAAGATCGTGAGCATTCGCCTCACCATTGTCTGCACCCCTCGCTGCTCCGCAGGTCGGCCATCAACTGTTTCTCGAGCCTTTCCCGTCGTGCTCACCATTTCGTCCACCCGCCCAGCGATTCGATCAACTCGGTTTGTGCGCTGTTGGACGTCGAGGGCTTGAGTCGCCAGTCACCGGCATCCCAGACCATGACCAGGCGGATCGCCGCCCAGAGTTGTTTGCCGTCGACCACCGGTCCGCGCGAGGCGAGCCGGATGATGGCCAGGTCGTCGGCGTAGTCGTCCACCTTGAACGCGTCCGAGGCGACGAAGTATTTGGTGATCTTCTCCGGCTGTTGTTCGGGCAGCTTGTCGTTCGCCAGCGCCTTGTCGTAGGCGGCGATCTGCTGCGCGGAAACCCGCACCTGCCGCACGTACAGGTCGCGGTTGGCCGGACGGGCGTTGAGCCGGTAGGTGATCTGCGCCCCGGCCAGTACCGCACCCTGCGGCGTGTGCGAATAGCCAACGGCCAGACCGTCTTCGATGCGGGTCGGGCCGTCGGAAGTGGAAAACGGTACCGAAGCGCCGTAGACCCGCTGCCAGCCGTGCGGCGCGGTGGTGCCTTCCGGGGCCGCGGTCAGCCAGTCGCTGTCGGACGGCTTGCGCTGCCGCGACGGGTCCTGCGGAAGTGGTTGCCCCGCAGGATTGTTCGGCACATCGACGCGCCTGCCGAGGATGTCGACCTCGGGGCTGGCGAAGCCGCTGCCGCCCGCCGCTTCGGCGGGCACCGGTGCGGTGGCCGCCGTGCTGCCGTCGTCCCGGGTGATGTAGACGACGATCCCCGCGATCACGATGAGCGCAAGCACGGCAGCGGACGCGACGGCGCCGAAGGAGACGCGATCACGCGCGTAAGACTCCTTGTCGCTCATGACTCCACCTCGCTGACGCTCGGTTCCGTCATGCGCGAAGCGCGCTGCGACATGATTCGCTCGCTCCGCTCCCTCATGCCGGTGCCTCCAATTTCACAACATCATCAGGTATTTCGTCGACCGAGTCGATCGGTCTGGTGGTCGAGCCCGGATCCGGCAGCCGTAACCGCCAGTCCTGGCCGAACCATTCGACGGTGGTGTGGTTCACCGCCTTCGAGCTGTCCGAGTATTGGGTGTAGGCGTCGACGGTGCTGCGCTCGTTGGTGTAGCCGGTGACCTTGTAGCCCAGCACTCGCGGCGCGTAGTCGGCACTGGCCGGGCCGGTGATGGACAGCTGGATCCGGTTGACCGCCCATTCGTCCTTGGCCGGGCCCGGAACGACTTCCTGGGCAGCGACTTTCGCCCACTGACTGTCGGCGGCCACCGCCAACCGCACCGAATGGGTGATAGCGGCGACGCCCGCGCCGCGTGGCGAATGCTCGAAACCCGTTGCGGCGCCGTCGGCCACCGACTTCGGTCCCTGGTCGGTATGGGGCAGGGCGACGCCCTGGAACGGCTGCCAGCGCACACCCGTCGGCGCCGCCGTCAGGTCAGGGACGGATCGTTGGTCACCACCGCCGCAGCCGACCGTGGCGAGCAGCAACGCGGCGCCGACAGCGCCCACTGTCCCCCTGCTGCGCCGGCTCACGTCGGTAGGAACGCCAAAGCGATCCCCGACGCTGTGCTGGCCACCGTCGCTCCGAGCAGGCTCATCAGTACGCCGTGCGAGGCATCGTTCATCGCCAGATCGCCGTTGCGGAACTCCAGCCACAGCTTGCCCGCGGAGACGATCATCCAGGCCAGACACACCAGCAGGACGAACCACAGCAGCCAATTGAGCAGCTGCATGAGGGGCTCCAGCACCTCGGCGGGCATCTGTTTGTAGGCCAGCAGCTCGGCTGCCGACACGCGCACGGTAGATATTTCGGACATCAGGTTCCAATAACGGCGTTCATGATGGTGCCTGCGCTGGTCGCGACGACGCCACCGATCATCGCGCCGGCCACCATCTTCGGGGACTCCAGACCACCACCGGTCCACTTCTCCCAGGCGAACTTGCCGCCCGCGTAGACGATGCCGGTGATGCCCGACAACAGCACGAACCAGGTGAGATAACGCACCAGCTGCAGGATCTTCTCCGAACCGGGAGGCGCCTCGGGCGTCGGGTTACCGACCTGCGCGAGTACGGTGCCGTACGTGTCCTGCACGGCGAGGAGAATCGTGCTCATCGGGTGCCTTTCTCGAAAGTGGTTGAGTAGTCGCCGATTCGATGCGTACGTTCACTGATCGGGTGGCTTGCTGCTACCCCGGTCCTGCGCCGGATCGTCGAGTGCTGCCTCCTCCAGTGCCGTTCGAGCCGCCGCGACGATGTCGGCGCCGAGCTCCCTGACATCGAGCGGTACCTCCTCCAATGGGTCGATCTTGCGTTTCTTCTGTGGCATCGGGTCGCCGGGTGTCCACACCGGCAACTTCTCCGGTTCTACCAGCGTCCATTCCTCATACCACGGGACCTGCCACAACTGACCGGCCAGCGAGCCGACCACGTCGCGGTAGCGGCGGATCTCGGCGGGCAGCCGACCGGGGCGCGCGGCGACGGTGATCAGGCCGAGCACCTCGCAGGAACCGGCGAAGCCCGAATGGTGTTGGCGCAGTAGGTCATGCGCACGGGTGAGGCCCGCGATGGTCTCTCTGGCCACCAGCACGACGAAGGGCGATTCGCGGTCGAAGACGCCGGGCCAGCGGCGGCCCGAATCCGCCGCGGGCGCAAGCACGTGCGCGAGGCTACTGGCCCCGGCGCCGCCGTGCACGCCAAGCAGCCACACCAGCGGCGCCCGGCCGACACCGGGTACCGGACGGTCCCAGATCGGCGCGCGCCGCGACTCCGGCGGAGCGACCACGCCTGCGGGTGCGGATTCGTTGTGACGTCGAAATATCATGGCGGCGGTCATGATGCCACCCCGGCGAGCAGGCGCCCATAGGCCCGGCGCGTCTCGATGGCCAACGACGCGTGGCGGACCAGCTCACCCCTGGCCAGGTGGGGGTCATAGGGAATTTCCCGGATATCGCGGACCCAGCCGGACAGATGCTCACGCAAATGCTCGGCAACTCGCGACTCGGTGCCAGGATGCTGGTGCGAGACAACGATTGTCGTGTCCCCGACAATGCCGCCGCCCTGCCCCTCGGCCGAGTCGCCGAACTGGTCGTCGAGCCATTCCAGGGTGACCCGCAACCGGTTCGCGGCATCGGCGCGGGCCGGAATGGCAAGCACCAGAGCAACATCCGCGTCATCGAGCAGCGGACGCAGCTGCCGACCGGCAATCGGGCTGCCGCCGTCGTAGACCGCGGTGAAACCCGCGTCGTACACCGCCCGCGCCACCGTGAGATAGGTCGCACGCCTGCGCAGCGGTGCGGAGTCGCGCCACAGCAGGCCGATGCCGGAGGTCGCCCGGGACAGGCATTCCTTCAACGGCGCCGGTTCGTCGTCGCCGCGGCCGTACAGCCACGATTGCAGGCTGATCGGGTGCAGGTGCTCGTCGGCGCCGCGCAGCGCCAGATCGCTGCCCGCCGCCGTCGCGTCCACCGCGACCGTCGGGGTCGACGCCATGCCGAGCTCGCCCGCGATCCCCAACGCCGTCGTGGTGGTTCCCGCGCCACCGCAGCCGCCGACCACCAGGATGGGGCGCTGCAGGGGTTGTTCCGCGCCGGAACCACCCCCTTTGCCGCGCCGCAACCGCACCACCGGAGCCTTGGAGCGCGCGGGCCGACCCGACGGTTCACCCTGGTCGGGTGCCTCGTCGAGCCAGCGGCTCCAGTCCTCTCCCATCGCTTCCTGCTCTCCTCTATCCGGCCGCGATACCCGTGATCAGGGTGCGACCGTCGATCACCGCGGTGGTGACCGTCTGCTTGTTGTAGGTGGCGGGCGCGCCGCCTGGCCGGTACTCGGTGACCTCCACCGAGTACCGGTTGTCCGCGATCGTCACGATCCGCACGCAGTGCGTGGTGCCGGCCGGGATGGTGTCGATGCCGCGCTGGATGGTCGCGGCGGGTGAGACGGCGGCATCCGGGGCGACGGCCTGCCTGACCCGTTCGCCGGACCGCTCGACGTAATACGCGTACTGGAACGCCAGGATGGCGTCGGGTCCCGATGCGGTGCCGCCCTGTTCCGCGCCGCGCACGATCGACTCGTCCCGCTCGGTCGGGCAGGCGTCCCGCAGCCCGTGCGTGGTCACGCCCGCTTGCGACCTGCCGCGCAGACCATCGGTGCTCACACCCGCCTGGGCGCTGCCCGCGGTGAACTGCACCGACGCCGACCAGGTCGAGGCGGGCACCCGCGGCTCGGCGGCGCGAGTGCTCGACGAGTTCAGCAGGAACAGCACGCCCGCCGCGGCCGCGCCGAGCAGCAGCACCGCGATGACCAGCACGACGAACACCCGGCCGCGCCGCGAACGACGGGCGCGGGCCTCCTGACGCAAGGCGCTGGACGAGCGCGTCGGCGGCTCGTCCAGCTGATCGTCGTAGTCATCGTCGTCGGGCCAGGGGAAACGCACCAGGTCGGCGTCCCGTGGGGTGTAGTCGTCGTCGGGGCCGGGTGCCCGGCCCACCCAGTCCGACCAGCCGCCGGTGAATTCGGCGCGTTGTGCGGGCAGGTCGGCGGGGACGTCCTCGGGGGGCGGTTCGTCGCGGATGTAGTGCGGGTACCGGGCCGGACCCGCGTCGTCCAGATGCACCGAACTCGCCTCGCCGGGGGGCACCGGGGCCGTCTCCGGCTCTAGCGCGCTGTACCAACGGGACAGCTCTTTGTACGACTTCAACATTCCCCCATTCCCGCTGAGCGAGGCGCATGATTCCGCATCGTCGGACCCTCTCGGCGATCAGTTCGTGGAGAACGGGTAGGTGTTGGCGGTGCCGGGTCGATCGGTGGGCGGAATCGACGTCGCGCCGCCGGATGAGGCGCCGTCGGCTCCTGTCCCGAACGGAAATTGTCCCGTACCGGACGAATTCGGCGTAGTCGACGCGCCGGATTGCTCGCCGAAGAATCCCGTGGGCGGCTTATCCGCACCGCCCTGTGGCCTGCTGTTCGCCCCGAATTCACCGGCGATATCGCGGGCTACCGCGGCGAACCAATCGGCGACGAATTTTGTCGGCGCGGCACCGTTCGCGGCGACCGTCGCGGTGTTGTACGCGCCGTGCCGCTGGACGGTGTCCCAATACCGGACCCAGGTGGCGGTATTGAGCAATTCGCTGTTGTCGGTGATGTTTTGCACGACCGCGTCGAATGCCTGGGTAACCAGTCGCACGCCGGTCGTCGGCGGGACGAGTTGGGCGACGGCGCCGACCAGTTTGGTGCCGAGCGACAGCAGGGCGGCAGGCGGGTTGGACAACCCCACGGTGGCCAGTTCGGCGATGGCCGCGGGGTTGATGACCGACTTCACCACCGTGACGACCGCGTTCAGGCCGATCATGCCGACCTTCAGCAGGGCCTGCAGCGCACCGGGCAGGTCAAGCGGGGTGCGCGGGTCGGCGGCGTCGGCGAGGCGCTCGGAGATCGACTTCTTGGGCGAGATGGACAGATTCGCGAGCGAGTTGCCCTGCACGTCCTCGTTGACCACCTTGGTCGCGGTCTTGATCGAGGTGTATGCCAGCGCCTGGGCGATGGAGACCAGCGAGGCGATCGGGTCGCCGCCGCTCAGCTTCGACTGGCCGACGACGTTGGTGACCGCCTTCAGGATCGGCGCGCCCTGCGGTGCGTCGCAGGCGAGGTCGCCCGCCGCGCAGAAACTGGCCACCCGACCGGTGAGGGCGCCGAAGTTGGCGGCGCGGTCCCGGTCCGGGCCGATGCCGCCCCCGCTGGCGGGCGCCTGCGGCAGCGCGGCGAGGTCGGCGAGTTGATCGCCCGTGGTGCCTGGTGCCGGGTCCGGGGACGCCTTGCCCGGTGAGCCGGGGAACAGCGGGGCGCCCGCGTTGCGGGTCGGGTCGGCGAACAGGGCCACCGCCGCGACCTTGTCGGCCGGCAGCACGCCCCGGCCCTGTCCGATCTCCTGGGCGAACATCGAGGCCACATGCGCGCCTTGCGAATAGCCGACCACGGCGAATCTGGTCTCCGCGCACCGGTCGGCGACCGTTTGGGCCATCGACCGCAGCCGGGCCAGTCCGCCGGTCACCGATTCGGCGTACGGCGCCGCGCCGCCGGCGGTCGCGCCACCGAAGCCGGATTCGTAAGGGACATAGGCTCGATCGACCAGTCCGGGATCGGTGGCCTTGGCCATCATCGGGCGGAAGACGGTGGACAGCATGCCGGTGTCGGTGGACGGCGCGGCGTCCGGCGACGATTCGCCGGTGCCTTGAATTCCCAAGGCGTACAGTGCCGGACAGGCGCTGAGCGCGACGTTTGTGGAGGGCCCTGCGGGATTCGGCGGATCGGCCGCGGCGGTGCCCGCCGTAGCCACGGTCACGGCGAGTGCCGCCAGCACCCCCGTGACCTTTACCGAGTAATTCGTCATAGCGATCCGCAATCAATCCGTGTTGCCGCAGCTACCCTCAACGCCATGAAACGCAATAGACCGTAACAGATTCCGGCTATTGCCGGGGAATCGGCGAAAAGTTTCCACGAACTGCCGAAAGGCGCGTGACACATTCCGGCGTGCCGACGAAGCCGCTCCGGCAACTTTCCGATGGTCCGAAAATGAGGGCAACCGTCTGGCGACTTATCGGCCACCCGAATTCCCTAGCGGGACCCCATCTTCCGTTCGCCCGATGGCGTCGGCATTCGTGCAGACATCTCGAGCGCCCGGGACCGAGCGCGGCGAGGTTGCCGGGACGACAACAATTGACGCGTCAAGGGGAGCTGACCACGGCGAGCCGTCAGGCTGCCGAGGTGACGCGGTAGACGTCGTAGACGCCTTCCACGTTCCGGACCACGTTCAGCAGGTGCCCCAGGTGCTTCGGATCGCCCATCTCGAAGGTGAACTTGCTGATCGCGACCCGGTCACCGTGCGTGGCGACGGAGGCGGACAGGATGTTGACCTTCTCGTCGGCCAGCACCTTCGTCACGTCGGAGAGCAGGCGGGTGCGATCGAGCGCCTCGATCTGGATGGCCACCAGGAACACCGAGGACGGCGACGGCGCCCAGGACACTTCGATGATGCGTTCGGCCTGGTCACGCAGCGAACCGGCGTTGGTGCAGTCGGTCCGGTGCACGCTGACCGCGCCGCCGCGGGTCACGAAGCCCATGATCTCGTCGCCGGGGACCGGCGTACAGCACTTGGCCAGCTTGGCGACGGTGCCGGATGCGCCGGGGATCAGCACACCCGCGTCGCCGGTGGTGCGCTGCCGGTTCGGCGTGGTGGACGGGGTGGACCGCTCGGCGAGCTCGTTCTCCACGTCGCCGATGCCGCCGAGTTGCGCCATCAGTCGCTGCACCACGTGGTGCGCCGAGACCTGATGCTCGCCGACGGCGGTGTAGAGGGTGGAGATGTCGGTGTAGTGCAGCTCGTGCGCGACCGCGGTCATCGCGTCGACGCTCATCAGCCGCTGCAACGGCAGGCCGACGCGACGGACCTCCTTGGAGATCTGCTCCTTACCGTTCTCCAGGGCCTCCTCGCGGCGCTCCTTCGCGAACCACTGGCGGATCTTGGCCTTGGCGCGCGGCGAGACGACGAAGTTCTGCCAGTCGCGGCTGGGTCCGGCGTTCTGCGCCTTCGAGGTGAACACCTCGACGACCTCACCGTTCTCCAGCTGGCGTTCCAGCGCGACGAGCCGACCGTTGACCCGCGCGCCGATGCACTTGTGGCCGACCTCGGTGTGCACGGCGTAGGCGAAGTCGACCGGTGTCGACTTCTGCGGCAGCGTGATCACGTCACCCTTCGGGGTGAACACGAAGATCTCCGGTGACTTCAGGTCGAAGCGCAGCGACTCCAGGAACTCCGCCGGGTCGGCCGCCTCCCGCTGCCAGTCGAGCAGCTGCCGCATCCACGCCATGTCGTCGACCTCGGTCGAGTCGTTGGAGTGCTTGCCGCGGGTTTCCTTGTAGCGCCAGTGCGCGGCGATGCCGAATTCGGCGGTGCGGTGCATGTCCTGGGTGCGGATCTGCACTTCCAGGGGCTTGCCGTCGGGGCCGACGACGGTGGTGTGCAGCGACTGGTAGACGCCGTAGCGCGGTTGGGCGATGTAGTCCTTGAACCGGCCCGCCATCGGCTGCCACAGCGAGTGCACCACACCGACCGCCGCGTAGCAGTCACGCACCTCGTCGCAGAGGATGCGGATGCCGACCAGGTCGTGGATGTCGTCGAAGTCCTTACCCTTGACGATCATCTTCTGGTAGATCGACCAGTAGTGCTTCGGCCGACCCTCAACGATCGCGTTGATCCGCGATGCCGCAAGGGTATTGACGATCTCCGCGCGCACCTTCGCCAGATACGTATCGCGCGACGGCGCCCGATCCGCCACCAGCCGCACGATCTCGTCGTACTTCTTCGGGTGCAGTATCGCGAACGCGAGGTCCTCCAGCTCCCACTTGACCGTCGCCATGCCGAGGCGATGCGCAAGGGGCGCAATGACTTCCAGCGTTTCCTTGGCCTTCTTGGCCTGCTTCTCCGGCGGCAGGAAACGCATGGTGCGCATGTTGTGCAGCCGGTCGGCGACCTTGATCACCAGCACGCGCGGGTCCCGCGCCATCGCGATGATCATCTTGCGGATCGTCTCCGCCTCGGCGGCCGCGCCGAGGTTGACCTTGTCCAGCTTGGTGACGCCGTCCACCAGGTGCGCGACCTCGGCACCGAAGTCGAGGGTCAGCTGCTCCAGCGAGTAGCCGGTGTCCTCGACGGTGTCGTGCAGCAGCGCCGCGACCAGCGTGGTGGTGTCCATGCCGAGCTCGGCCAGGATGTTGGCCACGGCGAGCGGGTGCGTGATGTACGGGTCGCCGGACTTGCGGAACTGGTGCTTGTGCCGCTCGTCGGCGACGTCGAAGGCGCGCTGCAGCAGCGTCAGGTTCGCCTTCGGATACAGCTCACGGTGCACGCTGGCCAGCGGCTCGAGCACCGGCTTGACCGCGGCGATACCGCGCTGACCGGTCATCCGGCGGGCGAGCCGCGCGCGTACCCGGCGCGACGCCGAGGTCGGGACCGCGGCGGAGGTGCCTGGTTGGCGTGCGGGGGTGGCATTGCTCGGTGGCGTGGCGGGCGGTGTTCCGGTCTTCGGCTGGTCTCCCCCGGTGGCTGCACCATTCGACTGCGGGGCGCCCGCCGATTGCTCGACATTCGCCTCGCCCAAGTGCTGAGTCATGCCACCACCTCTCAGTGCCCACTTTGCGGCGCTCACGGGCCCTCCGTGGCTACGCAGGCTGCCGCCTCCGGGCCTGACGTTCGCGCCGCGCGCCTCGATCGGACCACCCTATCCGACCGCTGCAACCGCCCAGACCACCAACTTTAGTCCCGGCCGCGCACTGGCGTCCGGCGCGCTGCGCTGGGGGCGCGATGCCGGTTCGCCTGCCGGGATGACGGTGGGTTCGCCGAGGACGCCGAGGCGTAGGGAAAAGCGTGACATATCAGGCGTCGGGGTGGGGATGTTGAGACCGAACCGCTGCCCGGCGGCGAGCTAGCGGATCGTGGACGGATCGGCGGGCTCGCGGGTGATCATCGAGCGCCCGTCGAAGTCGGGGCTGGGCGGCACGTGCAGCAGGTCGACGACGGTGGGAGTGATGTCGACCAGGGTGTAGCGGGAGGTGATACTGCCCGCGGCGAAGTCGGGGCCGCGGCCGATGACGAAGTTGGTCGTCTCGTCCGGGGATTGGCCGCCGTGGCCGCCTTTCGGGGTGTGGCCGTGGTCGGCGGTGACGAGGATGGTCCAGCGTTCGGCCGGGTTGGCCGCGGCGCGGGCGTCGACGGCGGCGGTGATGCGGCCGACCTGCTCGTCGATGCGGCGGACGGCCTCCAGGTACTGGCGCGAGGCGGCGCCGTCGCTGTGACCTGCCAGATCGACCTGGTCCAGGTGGGTGAAAAGGAAGTCGGGGGCGAACTTGGCGATCGCGGTGACCACGGCCGAGACGGTGGCCGCGTCG from Nocardia iowensis includes these protein-coding regions:
- a CDS encoding alkaline phosphatase family protein; translation: MTVAAGGAHADPRVDKVVVIGLDGLMYDKVMQVRAPNLLRLSAEGLLSRSSIAPHITISGPSWATALTGVWDRKHGIKDNNFSAAPFAKYPTVFTQLERADPARKTHSIATWDQIATMAGSGNPRADVVVSTPPVPDDPDESKTDAATVSAVVTAIAKFAPDFLFTHLDQVDLAGHSDGAASRQYLEAVRRIDEQVGRITAAVDARAAANPAERWTILVTADHGHTPKGGHGGQSPDETTNFVIGRGPDFAAGSITSRYTLVDITPTVVDLLHVPPSPDFDGRSMITREPADPSTIR